The Streptomyces sp. NBC_01463 DNA window TACTGGCCCGTCGGCCGCAGGTAGTCGGCCAGTGCCTTCAGCCACTTCTGGTCGGTGGCGGACTGGAGCGTGGTGCCGAACTCGCCCACCCACACCGGTGCGATGTTCTGCTTGAAGATGTAGCCCCAGTACTTGTCCCAGATGCCGGGCATGTTGGCGGGGAACGAGGCGTCGTTGAACCAGGGCTGCTGGGCGACACTGGTGGCGTAGTCGTGCGCCGAGTAGACCACCCGGTGCGCCACGTCGAGCTCCACCGGATACTGGCCGACACCCATGAGGTTCCCGCCCCACCAGCCGGACACCCCGTTGAAGGTCTGAACGCCCTCGACGAAGACCAGCAGATCGGGGTTGACGGAGAGGACGGCGTTGCCGCCGCGCTGTGCGGCCAGCCGCCAGTCCTTGGTGGTGTCCCCGCAGCCCCAGCAGGCAGGGTCGTGCGGTTCGTTGTGGAGGTCGATGCCGATCACCGCGTCGTCGCCGGCGTAGCGTGCGGCCAGCGCCTTGAGGTTGGCCAGCCAGGTGGATTCCGGGACGGAGGCGGTGTACCAGAGCGCCGACTGGCCGGCGGCGTCGGGCCGGTGCCGGTCCAGGATGACCTTCATGCCGATGCTGCCCGCGTGTTCCACGATCCGGTCCATCACCCCCAGCGAGTCGAGACCCTGCAGATCGCTGTTCATGCCCGCGGAGTAGTTGATGCTCGTGGGCGCCGTACCGGTGAAGATGTCGTCGCTGTAAGGCAGCCGGATGGTGTTGTAGCCCAGCGACTGCATCTGATCGATCATGCTCTTGTAGTCGCGGGACCACAGGCCGTGGGGAACGTAGTTGGACGTCTCGAAGCCGAACCAGTTGATGCCGGCGATGCGGACCGGCTGGTTGGCGGCGTCCAGGAGCTGGCGGCCGCTGGTGTGCCAGTAGCCGGCACCCGGTGCGACGTCGGCTGCGGTTGCCGCCTGGGAACCCGCGAGGGGGAGGAGCAGGGCGGCCGCGGTGATGGCCGCCGTACGGGCCATGCGCCGGAGGAATGGGGGGAGTCGGAGAAGCCGGAGAGGGTGGGGCACGGTGCGGGTTCCTCTCTGAAGGGCGGCAGGTCCTGCAACGATCATGGGAGCGCTCCCATTTCTGTCGCGTGCCCTGCCGGTGGAGGCATGGGGGATGGTGGCGTCGCGGGCGATCGCTCCCCCTTGTCCCGGACTCAACTCTCGTTCTCCGGGGGCGGGGGGCCGATGGCCTGCGGCCCGGCGCCATAAAAGCGATAGAGCAATGGGCATGTCAATGGAGTGCGCAGCCTTTATCACTTGAAGGCGTATCGCCCGACCGGGGCGCCGGAGACGGGGCGGACCGTTCCGGCAGTGGGCGAGGTGATCGCGGGCCGTGGCGGGACGGCGGGCGGGGCAGGACGTCCCCTTCGGGGTCCGGCCCGTACGGCGAAGCGGAGGGGCCCGACCTCATTGTCACTGGCGGCGCCTAGAGTCTTTTTCACTCGTCACGGTGCGTTGCCGCCGGCGGGTCTCATCAGCGTGCCGCCGGTTCGACGGCCGCTCGGATCAATGGGGAGAACAGCGCATGGGGTGGGTTCCGGCGGGCGACTACGAAGTCGCTCTGGAAGCGGGCAAGGTGGTCTGCCGCAACGGGAAGGGACGGCGGCTGAAGTCGGTTCCGGCCAAACTGAAGGAGGACCCGGCGGTCGTCGGGCTCCGGCAGTTGACCGAGTGGCTGGAGCGGCACGAGCACCAGTGCCTGACCGACGTCGAGCAGTGGATGGTGCGTTCGCTGCCCGTCCCCACGGCGGTGCTCGCCCGCGTCTGGCCCGATCCGGCGTGGCAGGCGGCTCTGCGGGACGTGGTCGTCACGGGTGCGGACGGCGGGGTCGCCGGGTTCCTGCGCGATGTCGACCCGGACCGCGGTCTCGGGCTCGTCGACCTGGACGGCGACACGGTCCGCATCACCCCGGACGTCGTCAGCGTGCCTCACCCGGTCCTCCTCGACGACCTCGACGAACTGCGGGAGTTCGCGGTCGAACTGGGAGTCAGCCAGAACGTGGAGCAGTTGTTCCGCGAGGTGTGGCGCCGCCCGCCGGGCCTCGCCCCCGACACCACATCCGTGGACACGTATGCCGGCGGCGTGTTCAAGGAACTGCGCTTCCTGCACGGCCGCGTCACCCAACTCGGATACCGGTCGCGCGGCGGATACGCGGTCTGCCCGGTCGTCGAGGACGGCGCCACCACCGAGGCACGTATCTGGATCGGTGAGCACGACGGGTACGACGCGTACGACACCGAGACGGGCCCCCTGGGCTGGACCGACCCCTCGGGGCGCGCGCTGACGGTCGCCGAGGTCGGCCCCGTCACGTGGTCCGAGGGCATGCGCATGGCGGCGGCGCTCTACGCCGGCCGCGACGTGGAGAACGAGGAGCGGGCGGCATGAGC harbors:
- a CDS encoding cellulase family glycosylhydrolase, with amino-acid sequence MARTAAITAAALLLPLAGSQAATAADVAPGAGYWHTSGRQLLDAANQPVRIAGINWFGFETSNYVPHGLWSRDYKSMIDQMQSLGYNTIRLPYSDDIFTGTAPTSINYSAGMNSDLQGLDSLGVMDRIVEHAGSIGMKVILDRHRPDAAGQSALWYTASVPESTWLANLKALAARYAGDDAVIGIDLHNEPHDPACWGCGDTTKDWRLAAQRGGNAVLSVNPDLLVFVEGVQTFNGVSGWWGGNLMGVGQYPVELDVAHRVVYSAHDYATSVAQQPWFNDASFPANMPGIWDKYWGYIFKQNIAPVWVGEFGTTLQSATDQKWLKALADYLRPTGQYGGDSFSWTFWSWNPNSGDTGGILKDDWATVDTVKDGYLASIKAPGFGGGGDGGDGGETQAPSVPAGLTVTGTTSSTVSLSWTAASDDTGVTGYDVYRGSAKVGTATGTAYTDSGLTAGTSYVYSVRARDAAGNTSAASAPVTATTTRTSGGNSGCTAAYTVSGDWGNGFGVDVTVTNTGSSSAAAWKVSWTWAGSQQVTNMWNAAYTQTGSAVSVTNTPYNGSLAAGAHTSFGFQGTPGSGGVPTVTCTLS
- a CDS encoding DUF4132 domain-containing protein yields the protein MGWVPAGDYEVALEAGKVVCRNGKGRRLKSVPAKLKEDPAVVGLRQLTEWLERHEHQCLTDVEQWMVRSLPVPTAVLARVWPDPAWQAALRDVVVTGADGGVAGFLRDVDPDRGLGLVDLDGDTVRITPDVVSVPHPVLLDDLDELREFAVELGVSQNVEQLFREVWRRPPGLAPDTTSVDTYAGGVFKELRFLHGRVTQLGYRSRGGYAVCPVVEDGATTEARIWIGEHDGYDAYDTETGPLGWTDPSGRALTVAEVGPVTWSEGMRMAAALYAGRDVENEERAA